The DNA window GCTGGATGGCCAGGAATGATGAGTGTACGGGTTCATGAAACTGATGGGGTATACGATCATCCAGTTCTCCCAATGGCTGGTGAAGCTTTGCAGGTGGTTGAAATACAATGCCATTCCAAACTAGCAGCGAAGCGTGTTTGGAAATCAAAAAAAAGCACCAAATTTGATGGTTCTGATGACAACATAGATGTCTCTACTCAAGAGAACCGCACAAGGTCTATTTTCACAAATCTGCCTTTTTCATCCGTTATTTACTCGGTCTCCCCATTTTTCTGATATCTCACTTACATTGCTGACTTATGCAGCATTGATTCGCCTTTACAATGGATTAGAGTAGACCCGGAGATGGAATATCTTGCTGAGATCCATTTTCACCAGCCTGTTCAGATGTGGGTGCGTATTACCATATAAACTTAATATTTATTGATAAAAGGGACTCCTGTGTTCATCTGTTTGAAATTGATAATTTATTAATTACTATTGATGATGGTACTGCACACATGGAGTAAGTTGATGCTGAAGACTTTTTGTGGTTGGTGATTTAAGACGTTAAACCATGAGATGTCCTCCCCTCTCTTTAAATCTATGATGATATTTCCCAAATCCATTGTGTTAGCACTTAATAGCGAAGATCCAGCTACGAGATGTGCTAGTACGTGTAGTGTTTTAGGTATCAAATGAGAGTCACCAAGTCACGCTGTCAGACTCCGACCCCTTTATACCTATTTCTTGAAGGTAGTATGAGCTTGCCTCATGACTACTTCTTGGTAAGTGCTAATGCATCACATGTGCAGCCTCTGGTGCATATCACATCTTGTGAAGTGTTACCAGGACATGGGTGCCTTTCTATCTTTAAGATTTTTAGACATATCTACTGATGGTGGTGCTTCTTTGGTGATTCAAACAGATGCATCATATGTCCATAAGTTAGTTTAAAGTATTTATTATCTGGTGAAGTAGGTGTTAGATTAGTATAACTGTCCATAAGAGTGATGGAAGTCGCCAAAATAAGATTTTGATAAGTAAACTAGCTTTTGCATTTCCTTTGTCCCTCAAACTTTTCAGTGTGATGCATATTGGATTTGTGTCAGTAGTTTAAGCTTTGGATACAGCATAACATTATTGATCAATTGAATATGGTGTTAGGATCAATAGATGTATGTTGTTTTTTCTCTCCCTTTCTTATTTCACATTTTGAACCATCTGGCAGATCAATCAATTGGAGAAAGACAAAGATGTTATATCACAGTCACAGGCAATATCTGTCCTGGAGAAATTACCTCAGCTTTCTTCTGCTGTGATTAATGCCCTCAATAATTTCCTAAACGACACAAAGGTATTTCAAGTTTCCAAACCTGTTTCTTGAATGAAATCTTATATTTCAATTTTACGTAACAGATTAGTTAAATGCAGGCCTTCTGGAGAGTTAGAGTTGAAGCGGCATATGCATTAGCAGTTACAGCATCTGAGGTATGCTTCTGTAATGTTTGCTACTCTTTGTTAGTCATATTATTGCTTTACAGATTCAGTGACAATTCCATTCGAGATATTTGAAAACCAAAGTTTACGCATTGTTAGCAGTTGACAGATTCAGAActcttgctgctgctgttgtatTTGTGAATGAAAGTGCTGTAATACAGGCTTTTATGGGTTCTAAGATTCATGTTATAGTCCAAAAAAAGTATAGCTTCTGCATACTTCTTCATTTCAAGAGTTGATGTATTTCTGATAGTGAGTTCTTAATGATGTGATGAGAATCAAAGAAAAAGAAGCAGATGAGAATGTATTTCAGATAAAAGTTGTATATGGAGTGATATAGACTAAAGAAAATAATAAAATTAACAATGAAAATGAAATTAGAATGTGCCAGGAAGTTCTCTTTGCTCCTGCAAGCAATGTGGATTGGCAGTGAATGGTTACATGAACGAGCCATTAATTGAAAGTACTGAAGCATCTTATCATACATTACTTTATACATTTCATGCTGTGACATATGCATTTGTTTTACACTGCTCAGCAGCAAAACGGGAAGTAATGTAGTTCTTTCCCTTTTTTCTAGGAATCTTGTTTGGATGCATCTGATTTTCCACAAGTACCTTACATGAGTTTATTTTGCTTCGTTCAGGCAACTGATTTAGCTGGGTTGCTTCATCTGGTTAAGTTTTATAAAAGCCGACGCTTTGATACAGATATTGGAATGCCCAGGTCAAAATCTGCACTGTGCATAACTTTTTTCCCCTTGTCAGGAGCTATCATGTATCGTTGTTCTTTTTTTTGCACTTAAGGTTAATTAAGTATCATTCTGTTTTACTGATAGGCCGAACGACTTCCATGATATCCCAGAGTACTATGTTCTTGAGGTAATGCTTTGAGGTAGGAATTGTTTTGTGAGTATCCAGGGCAAAATAATGTGATGTAGAGCAGTATTCAAAACATTTCATGTATCTGGAACTATGTATATTAGTTTGTCATGCACATCTCAATAAAATAATATAGAGCTGTTTTGGGCAATATAAGAACGGTATGCAATGTTAGAATTCATTTCTATAATCCATGATGGAATGTTGTCATTAGAATATAGAAAAATGGCTATTCTTGTGTATTCTAGCAAGCAACCACTAATCTTTTACATTGCCAGATTGTTACCTGTGTATGTCTTCTGCATATATGTTCCAGAATCTCatccgtttacctttctttacGTTGTCATTATTCTCAATAAGAAATGAAAGACTTAAGATAACAAACCCAGTTGTTAATGTCTTGAGATTAAAAAAATGTGCATATCACCACACAGCAAACTGTATGGGTCAAATGTGCGAGATATTTATCTACCTTGATTGTAGCAGCTCAAACTCTATCTATTGATGTAATGCATAGTCGTCTTATATAATCTATTATATGACAGTCCAATTGAGGTACAACATTTGATTTCATTTATCTCTTGAAGTAATTTGAAAATGTGGCTTGTTCGTAGggctttattttttttccttagGGAAAATGGTAATGTTTGACAAGAGAACGTCCAAATCTGATTATACAGGGAAATTGATATTTTTGGGGGTCCCTCGACCTTATGTTTGAGCATTTCATTGTTTGCAAAAGTATACTTTGAATAATTTAAATTTGGTTGCTGCTGATCGTGCTAGTACTCCAGTTATTGTGGTTTCCTAAGCCATTGTTGTTTGTAGCATACAAGATCTGATGACATTTAATGTTTTTTATGTTCTTTTTATTAGGCGATCCCCCATGCGGTAGCTCTTGTTAGATCATCAGACAAGAATAGCCCAAAGGGAGCCATTGAGTTTATTCTTCAGCTCCTGAAGGTTGCTGCTGCTTTCTGGTTTCCATTTTACTTAAATTTTCATCTATGATCCAGTAACTATATTACTTCTTTTTTCATAAATCATGGAGTAATTATTGTTCATCATTCATGATTATATGCATATTactttcataattttctaatgTTCGCATGCTTTTGTATGCCCCATTTTCAGTACAATGATAACAACGGAAATATTTACTCTGATGTGTACTGGCTATCTGCAATGGTACAGTCAATAGGAGAACTGGAATTAGGCCAGCAGGTTTGTATGGATGCATATCATCTAATAAAGTATGACTTATATTTGATTTTAGACGCATTTTGACAAATCAGTTCATGCAAGATTGCTTGTATGCTTTGTAAGATAGAAAAATGATGATTAGTTATGAAAATATGTGTTCACTTTCATGGAATTAAGCTAATCTGTTCCAGATAGAGTTTGGTTAACTATATAGGACATACTGTATTGTTTTGTACATCTGTTTGCTGGTATTATAAATCTAGTGCTTTATTTATTCAATCCTATGGAAATTTACACTGGAGATTTGTCTGCATGACATTAGGGCAATCCAAACTGATAAAAGTGGATCCCATCCAGAGTCCAGACCCAATGATTCCAATCAAAGCAGAGCAAATGTTGTTTCAAACTTCTGCATTTTTCACCACATAAAATGAAATATAACCTTTGAAATGTTGCCAGCTGCTGTTTTAATGCTGTTCACAAATTTCATTCAAGATACTGATGACTGTATAAAAATAAACTCGAGCTTTTCCACAGGGCATGGGCTTCCTATCCTCTCTACTCAAGCGAATTGATCGCCTCTTGCAATTTGACAAGTTTGTGGAACTTCCCCCTACAGCGTTATTATTTACATGTCTTGTTCTGAAAGTTGGTAATGATGTGCCTTAAAACCTTTGTGCAGCTTTATGCCTGGTTACAATGGGGTCTTGACTGTCAGCTGCATTCGTACCCTTGCACGAATAGCAAGGAGGGTGTCATCTTCCATATGCCTTGTAAGATAGATTCCATCTATATTTCCCACATCTTCTACAGTAGCAGCTGTGCTTATCATAGTGCATGTCACATTCACCTCTCATTATTGCAGGATCGCATTTGTGTACTAATTGCCCCCTTTCGCAACATGGACAAACCATGGAAAGTTCGAATTGAAGCTAGCAGGGTTCTTATTGATCTTGAGTTGCACCATAAAGGCCTTGATGCAGCTCTTTTATTGTTTTTGAAATATGTGGATGAAGAAAAGTCTTTGCGAGGTTGGCTTGCTGGAGTACATTTTTGCTTATTTTGCATGCTTTGATTTCTTTTGACATGTACTTGTTGCAGGAGCGACGAAGTTGGCTGTTCATGTCTTGCGTTTATGTCAAGCAAGTACTGTTCCCCACTTTAATGATCAAATAAGTTTGACAACTCTAATTGGTCTTCTCCACCTGCTTGCTGGTGCAAAGGCATACAATAATGTATTTCTTCGTCATCATGTGTTCTGCATAGTGCAAGTTGCTGCTGGAAGGTTTGGCAAATTTTCTGTTCACATGAAAATTTTGTTCCACTAGTTACTTGTTATTGCATCATTTGACGTTCACGTATAAGCAGTGTTCGCCTAAACACGTGTAAACAGTCGTTTACACGCATGTAAACTGTAAACAGAGGGTATGCATGTAGTTTAGGGCATAGTCAAATTAAATGCTAAACGCGTGTGGACGGTCAACCTGGTAAAAAAAAGGGTGTAAACGATGAAATTAAACGGCATTTAAACACGTTTACACAATCATGTAGGCAATAAGGAACATGCTTCGGCGTTATAATTGGCACGAGTGAGAATATTAGGTCACAAGCTCGCATTGTGGAAAAAAAAATGAATCTAGAGTAGTGGGTATGTGGCTGTTATGTATCATGTAAGAATGTTATGTCATTATGTGTTATGCACAAGCCTCAAATTATGATATTTGTATGTACATTTACTGCTACAGTGCAAACTGTTTAAATTTTAATTTACTgtctaaactgtttaaacagTAAACGAAAGGTGACTGACTGTCCCCAACAAAAATAGTTATAAACCATATTTTATTATGAAACTACTCCCACCGTACCAAATTATAGGTCATTTTGTCATTTCTACGTGCATAGTTTTTgttatgcacctagatatacaCTATGtttagatacatagcaaaaactatgcacatagaaatgccaaaacgacctataatgtggaatggagggagtacattTCAAGAAATTTACCTGTATCATTTTCAAATATCCAAATTCAACACGTATAAGGTAATTTGTAACAAATATTTAGAATGGTTGACTTAAAGACAACCCCAAAACTTCACTTATTTGTGGCTTTTGGGATTAAATATTTCCATTTAAGATAATTTCTCCCTCTAGTCATAAATATAAGCTGTTTAGGACGTAATTTCTTTAGAAACATATTGTTTTAAATAGAAAAGGTTATATATAATGAAATTCTGTTTTATGATGAATCTAGTAGCATCAAAGCAGCAAAACTTTTTAATTTTTAGCTACTGATGGTGAAAGCTAAAAAAAAGTTAGGACAAATTAATTCCTATATTTGTGATTGGAGGGAGTGTATTTTTATATTGCTAGTCAAAGTTCTGTATCAGAGACCGTATCGAAGCCCTAATGGACTTGGAAGTATTTTGAAAGTACAAACTGATTTCAGTTTGAATAACATGGACATGAACCTCCATGTTCTTTTACTCAAAAGATTTTTGGTCTCATGCACTATTTCATCAAGCCATCAAGCTTAATATTCCCCCTATTGGATCTGTTCTGGTATCTACTACCTATACATTGACATTCCTACTGATTCAGTCAGTTCCCAGCATCCCTGTAAGCAGTGGTGGAGCCAAATCAAACAAGTGGGGTGCTAACTTGAGAAATTGGTCTCGCTAGGTTTCAACACATTTAAAGCAAACTCTTGTTTTGCAAATACATTCTAAAAGCAAAAATCTTATTGTGGCCATCCTTTGATGCTGCAATAGGCCAAGAGCAGGAGTGAGAAAATACATTTATCAAAAAATTCGGACTCTTATTGTGCAAGGTCCTAGCAACACGGTACCGGTGATTTCATTGTCTGGGACTATGCTGCAGCAGTGGCCCTTGTCTCCACCCCTGCCTGTATGGATAGTGAGAAAGTACTTGGGAGATAGAAAATGACAAAAAAGGGTTTGAGCAGTATCAACTTTGGGATCTAATTTACAAACTAAAAAGGAAAGGACTAAATGTCCCTGTTTCGTCATTGCCACCATAACataaatatgtgatgtttggtCATCAAGCATGCATTCCTTAAGTCTGTTGTGCTAATTTTGGTTTCATATCGACATATTTCCATTGTCAGGTCTCCAACATTATTTGGTGTTCCAAAGGTTGTCACGCCCGCTCTGGTGGCCCAGGACATATGTAGTGATCAACACACTAAAGCTGATTCCTCTATTCCTCAACCATCAAGGCCTCAAGAACCTTCCACTAGCACTCCTAGTGTGCGTGAGGTCTTACCTACCTCTGGACCCACTAAAGATGCTGATAATATATCTAACTGCAGTGAAAGAAGGAACGTCGTCAAAATTAGGGTGAAGCTTACTGCATCTTCCAGTAAAGCATCGGATGCTGACCAGAGAGTCCATTCTCATGGTGGAAGAAATGAAAATGAAGCGGGTCCATGTAGTTCTATGTCAGTGGATGCCCCAATGGTTGGAGCGGCAACTGAACCATTAAATGTAAGCAATCATAACATTGAGGAACAGAACTCATGTCATGACCGTGAATCAAGGATGTCAGCAAGTGTTGGCAATGCTAAACTAATGGACAGGCATGAGATTTCCAAGGAACTACAGTGCACCGCTGATTCAAGGCTGGACGTTCTTCCCAAGGATCAGTTCTCTCCTGCCGTTAATCCTCTGGGAGTTGTAGACAAGCCTGGTAGTCAGCTTGAAGTAGTCTCCACCAGTTATGATGGAAACCAAGCTCCAGAGTCTGTGAGTGGAGTGGAAACAAAAGAGAGGAAGAAAAAAGATAAGAAAGATAAAAAGCGGAAACGTGATGAAAAACGAGATAAGAAAGATGATCCAGAGTATCTGGAGAAAAAGCGActtaagaaagagaagaaaaaaatggAGAAAGAGTCAGCCAGAAAGCAGCTGGAAGGTGAAGAAAAGGCTACTCTTGAAGAGCGGAAAATAGTGAAACCTTCAGGGTTGCAGGAAGTTTTGCCGGCAAGGCCACCAACAGCTCCAGTGCGAAGTGCTGAACCAGCTCCATCGCAAAGTGCTGAACCAGCGGCAGTGCGAAGCTCTGAACCCCAAATATCAAGCAAGGAAACAACCGTAGATACTGCACGGACAGCAGCCAAACCAAGGATAAAGATCAAAGTCAAGCCCTTGCTAAGAAAACCTGAAGGGAGTTGAAACAGATTGTAGAATTGTGGCCAGGTGGGCACCATTTGTAAGGATTACTGTACAGCGGGGGAAAATGTGGGTATGTTGTAGGTTGTACCATGAGAAGCCAGTTTTTCATTAATGGCTGATGTATCCTGTAAAAAAAATTGCTGCTGCCCTAGTAATTTCTGGGGTAATTGAAATCGAGTTCTAGGGTTGTCCATGAGTAGCCATTGCttctttcttttgtttgttgctGGCGGTTAAACAAAAGATTGGAAATATCGATGTGCCCAAGTTGTAGCTGTTGATGCGCTTTTTTCAGGTTTGAGAAGCATTGGCAGCATTCCCCTTTTTTCGTTGCTGCTCTTGTTTTCAATCTTGGTAGTTTTTTCTTGGGTAAACTCCATAGCAAGTGCTGGAGGTTTAAGCTCTTGTTACATATGATTGACTGGTCTACATTTTTTTTTATCTTTTCTGCTGAGATCGCCCAAGAAGATCGTTACTGTAAGCCTACTGAGTTTTTATCTTTTTTATCTTGTTACATATGATTGCCGTTCAGCTGTTGTATCTGGCTAGTAAAGCTGATGCTGAATCTGAGTCATTTGACATGTGGATCAGGGTGTCAAATTTTGAAAGGCTCATGAATTGGATGTCAGTTCTAGAAATTTCTCAGCTAGAATATGCTTAGCGGACTTGAGTTCCCTTTTGGTGTGCATTGTGCAACAGGTGTTCTATCAAAGGAAGAACTGGTGGTCGCGCCGCTAGCAGCAGCCTGCAAACCAAGATACCACATTGGTCTGTactctgaaaaacaattgaaaaaagaaaaaaacattGAAGACTGATCTGCATGCTTTACAGCTGCAACAAAATCTGAACTGTCTGATGACCACGACCGGTCCAGCCTGGCTACTTGTTTGACTCTCTAATCGGAAGATCAAGGAACAATCTTTTGCATATTCCGAGAATCCAATATGAAGTTTTGACAAGCAAATCAACAGCGGGATTTGCAGTTTGAGATTTGTATTCTTTATTGGTCTGGCTAGAGGTAGAGGATAATGAAAGCTACTGACCATGACTTGACTGGCGCTGGGATATTCATGTTCCTCGATCCACTCAGCACTGGTGAAAAAAGTTTGCAATTGTCCCTACCCTGCTTTGGCGCTAGGATTCTTTGCAGTTGTGCCAGTGTAGCTCCGCCTGTAACTTGCAAATCTGAGACCCATCAACCTTGGGTTGCTGATACAATGCTTTCGATCTTCAGTTAACTTTTCCCCCACAGCAAAGCCTTTCCAACTTGTTTGGACTTTCTAACGAACGTAAGGACTTGGACACTTGGATATCTAGCACTACGTTTCATCTTTATCCTGAAAAAAAAATGATAAACAGAgcaggaagaaaaagaaacacCAACCTTATCTCGAAACCCACGTTCTTCCAGAGAAAGAATCCATTTCCAGCAGAGAGGGCGAGCGTCCATATTACACGAGAGAAAGCCCAATGGGCCCCCACGTCGCTCTCGCCGCCACCGGATCACACGAACGAGAGCGTCACTTCCACCACGATTTGTTTCACCGCAAGCCGAAACGAGCGGAGGAGGCAGGCGAGGCCACGGCCCACCGTCagatcacacacacacacacacacacacacacgaacACGCACTCCTCAGACGCGCATTCATGGCACGGGGAGTAACGGGCGATGCCGCGGgaagcagcgccgccgccgagcgtGGGAGCGGCGCGGAGCAGGGGAGCGGGGCCCCCGCGCCGGCTCAGGTTCCGACGTGGCAGCGGGTGCGGAGGGCCGGGCAGGGGGCGGTGGCGCACGCGCTGCTGCTCTGCTTCACCGCGCTCCTCGCGCTCAAGCTCGACGGGGTCGTCTCACTGTCCTGGTGGTAAGCcgtaaccctgtcctcctgtCCAGCCCTCGCTCAATCCGTACCTGATACTATTCAGGCAAGTGGTGCTGTTCGCTGGGTCGCACTGGTTCCCACGGAGAAACGAGATGGGCGCTTGGCTAAAATTTGCTGATTCGTCGTGAAATTGTGTGTCATTTGGGGAGTCTAATTTCGTGTAGCCATGGTGGTTTTGAAACTTAGACGAGGCACAGGAGTTCGATGGTGCGTGCATCCTAATTTAGCGTGCACCTTTTTGGTGATTTGGTACATTTGACGTGCAACTGAGTCACTGATTGAGGGAATTGTGAAATTCCTGCTTTGTTGATAGTTGGAAGTTAGCTCTCGTGTGTTATACCGAGTCGGGGTACGGATACCAGCCAAGAGTTATGCTTTGCAAACTTGGTTTAGGGATTAAGGTGGTGAGATTTTGGGTTATGTTACTTCTGCAGACACGCACTTTGTCTTGCGCATCCAATTTGAAAAACCTGCAGGCATAAATGTTGCAGTGTGTCATAAAGGTGTCAAAAACACTGAAACAGCTGCAGCACACATTTAATGTCAGTTTTTCATGTCTTGGTATTGGAATTCTCAAAATGACTATCAACTCTGCAGGGTGCTTTTCATCCCTCTATGGTTGTTCCATGCTGTTGCTGCTCGATGTCGATTCTCGTTACCTGCTCCATCATCATCTGAAAGTTGTCAAGTGTGTTTTCTACTTTTGCTTTTAAAGTGGATACATTCTTTCTAAAGTTGACTAGCAGCAAGTTAATTAGATCATTCAACTGTACAGCGGGTGCCATGCCATTCCATTGTCGCCACACCTTTGCTAGTTGCTTTTGAGCTGCTTCTCTGTGTTTGCCTGGAAGGCCTCAATGGTGAATCCACTGCTTACTGTGATTTACCATTTGGTTTGTTTGTTTGCCTTCTGCGTTGATTTTCTTTAACCTGTCAGCTCGAATTTTTATTTTTCAGGTCATGGCGAACCATTCATAGATTTAAAGCTTGTCTTCCTTCCACTCTTGACTTTGGAAATCATTACACTGGTTGACAATTTCAGGTGATCACATGAAACTAGTGGAACAATGCAAATTGCTTATATTGATAATGAACAATTACAGTAGTACTTCTTGGCATATACTCATTCTATAGTTCTCCTTTCACATTTTCGACATCAGTAATTCAACCTGTAAACCATCACCTTAATCTATAGGAAATTCTTCAAAATATAATCTTTTCGTAATATAAGGATCATGCTGATAATTGTTGTCTTTTCGTTCATTTTTCACTTGTAAGTGCAAACTTGCTGCTAGGATTGTTTTCATATGTGAGTAATTACCAGAAAATTTGTTATGAATAAAGTATGCAGATTAGTCATGCTTATTTGCACAGATTGTTTACTTTAATTCCTTCCTCTTTTTCTAATCTCATTAGGATGTGTGGTGCTCTAATGCCTGGACATGGAGAAACTATAACTGAAGAAGCAATTTGGGAGAGGCTTCCTGTAAGAATCTTAAGAGTTAAGACTAGATTGCACCTGTGGCCTCTGAACTTTGAGCTTGTGGTTATCTGTTCTCCCATTTTGTTAAATAAAAATGATCAAACCGTTCAGTTCTAAATCCTGACCAAAAGTGCAACTTCATGATAGAAGCTGCTATCTCCAATAAAATTAGATTTTAATTGTTATAGTTA is part of the Panicum hallii strain FIL2 chromosome 2, PHallii_v3.1, whole genome shotgun sequence genome and encodes:
- the LOC112882453 gene encoding transcription initiation factor TFIID subunit 2 isoform X1; the protein is MAKARKQKGDGGGSGGGATVLHQKLCVSIDMENQLIYGYTEIKVLLADNDTFALHADNMTIRSILVDGETAEFDYSPHWKNECDQPNWSSISCLKTAADAACSTYTSALNREAVPNLIVSYERSVKSITEQQLEENSEKHEENSGRLEEHGLKPVQASDNQIVNGCNGSAVEEQKEKENGNEKGKENGIETENEKVKNIKLVHIDYILEKAETGIHFVGNVLHSSSQIRRAHCWFPCIDSTTQRCPFDLEFTVSMDLIAVSNGDLLHQVLSKEDPTKKTYVYKLNTPVSAQWISLVVGPLEVLPDSNDTSVSHICLSPALSKLQNTIAFFHDAYSCYEDYLATPFPLGLYKQIFLPPEMTVLPTSLGASTCIFSSDILHDEKVIDQIIGTRIKLAYALAKQWFGIYTSAEEPNDEWLLDGLAGFLTEVFIKRFLGNNEARYRRFKANSTVCESDVSGATALSSPAASSDLYGTQTIGSYGKVRSLKAVAVLQMLEKQMGPDSFRKILQVIVAPNRASRTLSTKEFRHLANKVGNLERPFLKEFFPRWVESCGCPVMRLGISYSKKRNMIELAVSRGCTAKATPDSDSHINGDIREGDAGWPGMMSVRVHETDGVYDHPVLPMAGEALQVVEIQCHSKLAAKRVWKSKKSTKFDGSDDNIDVSTQENRTSIDSPLQWIRVDPEMEYLAEIHFHQPVQMWINQLEKDKDVISQSQAISVLEKLPQLSSAVINALNNFLNDTKAFWRVRVEAAYALAVTASEESCLDASDFPQVPYMSLFCFVQATDLAGLLHLVKFYKSRRFDTDIGMPRPNDFHDIPEYYVLEAIPHAVALVRSSDKNSPKGAIEFILQLLKYNDNNGNIYSDVYWLSAMVQSIGELELGQQGMGFLSSLLKRIDRLLQFDNFMPGYNGVLTVSCIRTLARIARRVSSSICLDRICVLIAPFRNMDKPWKVRIEASRVLIDLELHHKGLDAALLLFLKYVDEEKSLRGATKLAVHVLRLCQASTVPHFNDQISLTTLIGLLHLLAGAKAYNNVFLRHHVFCIVQVAAGRSPTLFGVPKVVTPALVAQDICSDQHTKADSSIPQPSRPQEPSTSTPSVREVLPTSGPTKDADNISNCSERRNVVKIRVKLTASSSKASDADQRVHSHGGRNENEAGPCSSMSVDAPMVGAATEPLNVSNHNIEEQNSCHDRESRMSASVGNAKLMDRHEISKELQCTADSRLDVLPKDQFSPAVNPLGVVDKPGSQLEVVSTSYDGNQAPESVSGVETKERKKKDKKDKKRKRDEKRDKKDDPEYLEKKRLKKEKKKMEKESARKQLEGEEKATLEERKIVKPSGLQEVLPARPPTAPVRSAEPAPSQSAEPAAVRSSEPQISSKETTVDTARTAAKPRIKIKVKPLLRKPEGS
- the LOC112882453 gene encoding transcription initiation factor TFIID subunit 2 isoform X2, whose protein sequence is MAKARKQKGDGGGSGGGATVLHQKLCVSIDMENQLIYGYTEIKVLLADNDTFALHADNMTIRSILVDGETAEFDYSPHWKNECDQPNWSSISCLKTAADAACSTYTSALNREAVPNLIVSYERSVKSITEQQLEENSEKHEENSGRLEEHGLKPVQASDNQIVNGCNGSAVEEQKEKENGNEKGKENGIETENEKVKNIKLVHIDYILEKAETGIHFVGNVLHSSSQIRRAHCWFPCIDSTTQRCPFDLEFTVSMDLIAVSNGDLLHQVLSKEDPTKKTYVYKLNTPVSAQWISLVVGPLEVLPDSNDTSVSHICLSPALSKLQNTIAFFHDAYSCYEDYLATPFPLGLYKQIFLPPEMTVLPTSLGASTCIFSSDILHDEKVIDQIIGTRIKLAYALAKQWFGIYTSAEEPNDEWLLDGLAGFLTEVFIKRFLGNNEARYRRFKANSTVCESDVSGATALSSPAASSDLYGTQTIGSYGKVRSLKAVAVLQMLEKQMGPDSFRKILQVIVAPNRASRTLSTKEFRHLANKVGNLERPFLKEFFPRWVESCGCPVMRLGISYSKKRNMIELAVSRGCTAKATPDSDSHINGDIREGDAGWPGMMSVRVHETDGVYDHPVLPMAGEALQVVEIQCHSKLAAKRVWKSKKSTKFDGSDDNIDVSTQENRTSIDSPLQWIRVDPEMEYLAEIHFHQPVQMWINQLEKDKDVISQSQAISVLEKLPQLSSAVINALNNFLNDTKAFWRVRVEAAYALAVTASEATDLAGLLHLVKFYKSRRFDTDIGMPRPNDFHDIPEYYVLEAIPHAVALVRSSDKNSPKGAIEFILQLLKYNDNNGNIYSDVYWLSAMVQSIGELELGQQGMGFLSSLLKRIDRLLQFDNFMPGYNGVLTVSCIRTLARIARRVSSSICLDRICVLIAPFRNMDKPWKVRIEASRVLIDLELHHKGLDAALLLFLKYVDEEKSLRGATKLAVHVLRLCQASTVPHFNDQISLTTLIGLLHLLAGAKAYNNVFLRHHVFCIVQVAAGRSPTLFGVPKVVTPALVAQDICSDQHTKADSSIPQPSRPQEPSTSTPSVREVLPTSGPTKDADNISNCSERRNVVKIRVKLTASSSKASDADQRVHSHGGRNENEAGPCSSMSVDAPMVGAATEPLNVSNHNIEEQNSCHDRESRMSASVGNAKLMDRHEISKELQCTADSRLDVLPKDQFSPAVNPLGVVDKPGSQLEVVSTSYDGNQAPESVSGVETKERKKKDKKDKKRKRDEKRDKKDDPEYLEKKRLKKEKKKMEKESARKQLEGEEKATLEERKIVKPSGLQEVLPARPPTAPVRSAEPAPSQSAEPAAVRSSEPQISSKETTVDTARTAAKPRIKIKVKPLLRKPEGS